Proteins from a genomic interval of Pseudomonas sp. RC10:
- a CDS encoding serine/threonine-protein kinase, whose product MDIQIPGFDIEGEIGEGAMATVYLATQRSLERKVALKIMAAALAADATFCERFLREGKTLARLSHPHTVTIHDIGNVGALYYMAMEYLPNGTLKERVAAGMSAEQGLTYIRQIASALGYAHAQGLVHRDVKPANILFRANGSAVLSDFGIAKSLDDRTQFTQAGFAVGTPSYMSPEQARGLEIDGRADLYALGVVLYEMLVGKLPYNGTDALSTALAHLTEPLPELPIHHGRYQHILTKLLAKDRDDRFSDAAELIAALDNLPPDNIDATQIRVLPLPPADLHVEPAPKTDLAGLTPVSIEIPDLPPQQPVTPVRPTPVGEASSQSGQRKGPVLALLGVAIAAALGLGLGGYWWLSDGKPVVASTATASTTSANKPPGASPSKTPPASPEKTPVTPPAQASVVEADGGDRPLLMANKKTLFQRVLSKPGAKFSADAGAMGDQALPAFSVLYAYQRKTVNGSEWLRVGASSDGHSEGWLPADQVSDWKQSLVLKFSERSGRAPAMFMREPKQLEKLLNDPAAAKKLLLEAQKNADASHQVLALEPAASAVPQNQFYLLPIFDAKETFDQNGQPVQLLNVASIDPGNTPQRTASGEQIKTAASKDAFRTGVVLVVDTSVSMQPYIDQVRDVVAELQNQIGKRGELDNVSFGLVGFRNNVSKTPGLEYLSKTLVTLEQGRDPQRFLELARQVKATNVSSHSFNEDAFAGVMQAVNGMDWSGYGGRLILLVSDAGSLRKNDPYSSTQMNEAEVRQAALGKQIKIYALHLKTDAGKKNHAFAEQQYRTLTADANPQIGDLYVPVPGGDVQKFGDRVAEIGSVFADLVHQVRSNQPQLAPTLPAAPTVADKSAAIGYAMRMDFLGQQTGVRAPQLVSAWTADRDLTNPTLPAFQVCVMLSKLQLNDLQQSLKLIVDAARKTQSSPKDFFQEIASASAYMSRDPSALRKGGNLAQSGVLGEYLDGLPYRSKSLSMTQDLWLSLSVAEQEDFIDELDSKIRLYETFHNDLANWVRFGDAEPGDALYRVPLSTLP is encoded by the coding sequence ATGGACATACAGATTCCCGGATTCGACATAGAAGGTGAGATTGGCGAAGGCGCCATGGCCACCGTCTATCTCGCCACCCAACGCTCGCTGGAGCGCAAGGTCGCTTTGAAAATCATGGCGGCAGCGCTGGCGGCCGACGCCACGTTCTGCGAGCGTTTTTTGCGCGAAGGCAAAACCCTGGCGCGCCTGTCGCACCCGCACACGGTCACCATCCACGACATCGGCAATGTCGGCGCGCTGTATTACATGGCCATGGAATACCTGCCCAACGGCACGCTGAAAGAACGCGTTGCGGCGGGCATGAGTGCCGAACAGGGCCTGACCTACATTCGCCAGATCGCCTCGGCGCTGGGCTATGCCCACGCGCAGGGGTTGGTGCACCGCGATGTGAAGCCTGCCAACATCCTGTTCCGCGCCAATGGCTCGGCGGTGTTGTCGGACTTCGGCATCGCCAAATCGCTGGACGACCGCACACAGTTCACCCAAGCCGGTTTCGCCGTCGGCACCCCGAGTTACATGAGTCCCGAACAGGCGCGCGGGCTGGAGATCGACGGTCGCGCTGACCTCTATGCGCTGGGTGTCGTGCTTTACGAAATGCTGGTCGGAAAGCTGCCTTACAACGGCACCGATGCGCTCTCGACAGCGCTCGCGCACCTGACCGAGCCGCTGCCGGAGCTGCCGATTCATCACGGGCGTTATCAGCACATCCTCACCAAGCTGCTGGCCAAGGATCGCGATGACCGGTTCTCCGACGCCGCCGAGCTGATCGCCGCGCTGGATAACCTGCCGCCTGACAACATCGACGCGACGCAGATTCGTGTCTTGCCGCTGCCGCCAGCAGACTTGCACGTCGAGCCTGCGCCGAAAACCGATTTGGCTGGCCTGACGCCTGTCTCCATCGAAATACCCGATTTGCCGCCGCAACAGCCTGTAACACCGGTGAGACCCACGCCTGTGGGCGAGGCGTCGAGTCAGTCCGGACAGCGCAAAGGCCCCGTGCTGGCTTTGCTTGGCGTGGCGATTGCGGCAGCACTGGGATTGGGTCTTGGCGGGTATTGGTGGTTGAGTGACGGCAAGCCTGTGGTGGCTTCAACCGCAACCGCTTCAACGACGTCTGCCAATAAGCCACCTGGCGCCAGCCCGTCAAAGACGCCACCTGCATCGCCTGAAAAAACGCCCGTCACGCCCCCTGCGCAAGCCTCAGTGGTGGAGGCTGATGGTGGGGATCGCCCATTGTTGATGGCGAACAAAAAGACACTGTTCCAGCGTGTGTTGAGCAAGCCGGGTGCGAAGTTTTCCGCAGACGCCGGGGCAATGGGCGATCAAGCGCTCCCAGCGTTTTCGGTGCTGTACGCCTATCAGCGCAAAACCGTGAATGGTAGCGAGTGGCTGCGCGTCGGCGCGAGCAGTGACGGTCATAGCGAAGGCTGGCTGCCAGCGGATCAAGTCAGCGACTGGAAGCAAAGTCTGGTGCTGAAATTCAGCGAACGTTCAGGGCGCGCTCCGGCGATGTTCATGCGTGAGCCAAAGCAACTGGAGAAGCTGCTGAATGACCCTGCGGCAGCGAAAAAACTGCTGCTGGAGGCGCAGAAAAACGCCGACGCCAGCCACCAAGTGCTGGCCCTTGAACCCGCAGCGAGTGCGGTACCGCAGAACCAGTTCTACCTGCTGCCGATCTTCGACGCTAAAGAGACCTTTGATCAGAACGGCCAGCCGGTCCAGTTGCTCAACGTCGCCTCCATTGATCCCGGCAACACCCCGCAACGCACGGCCTCGGGTGAACAGATCAAGACGGCTGCCAGCAAAGACGCCTTCCGCACCGGGGTGGTGCTGGTGGTGGACACGTCGGTGTCGATGCAGCCCTACATTGATCAGGTGCGTGACGTGGTCGCCGAGCTGCAAAACCAGATCGGCAAGCGCGGCGAGCTGGATAACGTCAGCTTCGGCCTGGTGGGCTTTCGCAATAACGTGAGCAAGACGCCGGGTCTGGAATACCTCAGCAAGACGTTGGTCACGCTGGAGCAAGGCCGCGATCCGCAGCGCTTTCTGGAGCTGGCCCGGCAGGTCAAGGCCACCAACGTTTCAAGCCACTCCTTCAATGAAGATGCCTTCGCCGGGGTGATGCAGGCGGTCAATGGCATGGACTGGTCGGGGTATGGCGGACGCCTGATTCTGCTGGTCAGCGACGCTGGTTCCCTGCGCAAGAACGATCCCTACAGCAGCACGCAGATGAACGAGGCTGAAGTACGGCAGGCCGCGCTGGGCAAGCAGATCAAGATTTACGCGCTGCACCTGAAAACCGACGCTGGCAAGAAAAACCACGCTTTCGCCGAACAGCAATACCGCACGCTGACCGCCGACGCCAACCCGCAGATTGGTGATTTGTACGTGCCGGTGCCGGGCGGCGATGTGCAGAAATTCGGTGACCGCGTGGCCGAGATCGGCTCAGTCTTCGCCGATCTGGTGCATCAAGTGCGTAGCAATCAACCCCAGCTCGCGCCAACGCTTCCGGCGGCCCCAACCGTCGCCGACAAATCGGCCGCCATCGGCTACGCGATGCGCATGGACTTCCTCGGTCAGCAAACCGGCGTGCGCGCGCCGCAACTGGTCAGCGCCTGGACGGCGGATCGCGACCTCACCAACCCGACGCTCCCCGCGTTTCAGGTCTGCGTGATGCTCAGCAAATTGCAGCTGAACGACCTTCAGCAATCGCTGAAACTGATCGTCGATGCCGCGCGTAAAACCCAAAGCTCACCCAAGGATTTTTTTCAGGAAATTGCCAGCGCCAGTGCCTATATGAGTCGCGACCCTTCTGCCTTGCGCAAGGGCGGCAACCTCGCGCAGAGCGGGGTGTTGGGCGAGTATCTGGACGGCCTGCCGTATCGCAGCAAATCCCTGAGCATGACTCAGGATCTGTGGTTGTCGCTGAGCGTGGCCGAACAGGAAGATTTTATCGACGAGCTGGATTCGAAAATTCGCCTCTACGAAACCTTCCACAACGATCTGGCGAATTGGGTCCGTTTCGGCGACGCCGAGCCGGGTGATGCGCTGTACCGCGTTCCGTTGTCGACGCTGCCGTGA
- a CDS encoding ABC transporter ATP-binding protein — translation MMSLRDVRKTRGEGSQRYSLVIPRLELAAGRQFALVGPSGSGKSTVLDLLALVLSPDGAQRFDFISDQGHVDVFGLWRAARQNQLAQLRSRQIGYVLQTGGLLSYLDVRSNINLPRQLLDLPDDGSVERLAAQLEVGEHLHKKPQALSVGQRQRVSCARALAHHPHLLLADEPTASLDPLNALRVMQLLLGRVREQGACCVIATHDEGLARNAGLHPLRIACSRDDDGGVTATLEDAR, via the coding sequence ATGATGAGTCTGCGAGACGTGCGCAAGACGCGAGGCGAAGGCAGCCAGCGTTACAGCCTGGTGATTCCGCGACTGGAATTGGCAGCGGGCAGGCAGTTTGCGTTGGTCGGCCCCAGCGGGTCCGGCAAAAGCACCGTCCTCGACCTGCTGGCGCTGGTTCTCTCGCCCGATGGGGCGCAGCGGTTTGACTTCATCAGCGACCAGGGGCACGTCGATGTTTTCGGGCTGTGGCGTGCCGCGCGGCAGAATCAGCTGGCGCAATTACGCAGTCGGCAGATCGGCTATGTGCTGCAAACCGGTGGGCTGTTGAGCTATCTCGATGTGCGCAGCAACATCAATCTGCCGCGCCAATTGCTAGACCTGCCCGATGACGGCTCGGTCGAGCGATTGGCTGCGCAGTTGGAAGTCGGCGAACACTTGCACAAGAAGCCCCAGGCGCTCTCGGTCGGGCAACGGCAACGGGTCAGTTGCGCACGGGCGTTGGCTCATCATCCGCACTTGCTGCTCGCCGATGAACCCACGGCTTCGCTCGACCCGCTGAACGCCTTGCGTGTCATGCAATTGTTGTTGGGCCGCGTACGAGAGCAGGGCGCCTGCTGCGTGATCGCGACCCACGACGAAGGGCTGGCGCGTAATGCGGGTCTGCATCCGCTGCGGATTGCGTGTTCACGTGATGATGATGGTGGCGTGACCGCAACGCTGGAGGACGCGCGCTGA
- a CDS encoding FtsX-like permease family protein, which translates to MRMALVMSLAWQNFRADARLSACAVLALVAVIAPLLVLFGLKFGLVGSLTERLERDPTVREVIPMGGGRFNAKFIDALVKRPDVAFALPRTRQIAATADLSMPAQDSVLNVEMIPTAVGDPLLGAALAPTELDRVLLTQTAAEKLGAKAGDWLDATFTRQVGGQPQAQRTRLQVTGILPLEAFGRDGIFTSLALLEAVEDYRDGRAVEAMGWAGERSETVQTRVFPAFRLYARNLTDVEPLRVYFAEQHLLVSTQAQTIAQVQSLSRNLTLVFWIIAALAVAGAIAAVFAGSLASVERKRRELSVLRLIGFSTGALLLFVVLQAIYSGVLAAIISFALYGLAERGLNHLFVQVPGEYASHLLIRHYGVALLAVLGASATAAALGGWRVARIEASEGIRDV; encoded by the coding sequence ATGCGTATGGCTCTGGTGATGTCGCTGGCCTGGCAGAATTTTCGCGCCGATGCGCGACTGTCGGCCTGTGCGGTGTTGGCACTGGTCGCGGTGATTGCGCCGTTGCTGGTGCTGTTCGGGCTGAAGTTCGGACTGGTGGGCAGCCTCACCGAGCGGCTTGAACGTGACCCCACCGTGCGTGAAGTGATCCCCATGGGCGGCGGTCGTTTCAATGCCAAATTCATCGATGCGTTGGTGAAACGTCCAGACGTGGCATTCGCGTTACCCCGCACCCGACAGATTGCGGCGACGGCGGACCTGTCGATGCCCGCGCAAGATTCAGTGCTCAATGTCGAAATGATCCCCACCGCAGTGGGCGATCCGCTGCTGGGTGCTGCCTTGGCCCCGACCGAACTGGACCGTGTACTGCTGACCCAGACCGCTGCGGAAAAGCTCGGCGCCAAAGCCGGGGATTGGTTGGACGCCACCTTCACCCGTCAGGTCGGGGGGCAACCACAGGCCCAGCGCACCCGATTGCAGGTCACTGGGATTTTGCCGCTTGAGGCGTTTGGCCGTGATGGAATCTTCACCTCCCTCGCACTGTTGGAGGCAGTGGAAGATTACCGCGACGGGCGCGCCGTGGAGGCCATGGGCTGGGCGGGCGAGAGGTCCGAAACCGTTCAAACACGCGTATTTCCAGCGTTTCGGCTTTACGCCCGCAACCTTACTGACGTCGAACCGCTGCGTGTGTATTTCGCTGAGCAGCACCTGTTGGTGTCGACTCAGGCACAGACCATCGCTCAGGTTCAGTCCCTCAGCCGCAACCTCACGCTGGTCTTCTGGATCATTGCTGCGCTCGCGGTCGCCGGTGCCATCGCCGCGGTGTTCGCCGGGTCCTTGGCGTCGGTCGAGCGCAAGCGTCGCGAGCTGTCGGTGCTGCGTTTGATTGGCTTCAGCACCGGGGCGCTGCTGTTGTTCGTCGTCCTGCAAGCGATCTACAGCGGGGTGCTGGCCGCGATCATCAGTTTTGCGCTCTACGGCTTGGCCGAGCGCGGCCTCAACCATCTGTTCGTGCAGGTGCCGGGCGAATACGCCAGCCATCTGCTGATACGTCATTACGGCGTGGCCCTGCTGGCGGTGCTCGGTGCCAGTGCGACGGCGGCGGCATTGGGTGGCTGGCGTGTGGCGCGCATCGAAGCTTCGGAAGGAATACGCGATGTTTAA
- a CDS encoding SUMF1/EgtB/PvdO family nonheme iron enzyme: MICACLGLSSGLLAADENTLDNPKPLADDVVLPLPCDGEMVFRYVYVLAQGTLDDREVSLGYPFSEGEAGYKQSFISGYRRDFINGQFTLNDLPGDWRKTISPQLPKTDAATPLKPMLYFIGKYEVTARQYAQVMSQAQSLASGEPAPACEAPEGIAGRLPKVKLSRFEAERFSAVYSAWLMKHHRDLLPVSGRGKTEDDGGVGFVRLPTEVEWEYAARGGQAVSRQELEGRLFPRRVEGSETDGPLGDWAVFNQVAGGTGQAARLMPIGTKLPNPIGLFDVIGNAAEMVQESFQLVHAGRRQGAYGGFVAKGGNYLEGEGTLFTGMRREYPLFAADGTEQSNETTGFRVAIGALSAPRSRYKELFEQWQKEGRLASLTDAIDDAQDPTKRLDTIIAASTDPRLQAELGLVNEELKRNVSLIAQQREEAAGNLIQSSALVAETINNYNIRLTNLRKSQKQAADAKDEASAKLFAVAIENGSSALDGAVAIYIDNLATGTRYTDAVIQAQFQRVKEELNRKPVLGKSLVARATLFVRHVSNYRQQNRADPQAILKELLASTAQP, from the coding sequence ATGATATGCGCGTGCCTCGGCCTGTCTTCGGGACTGCTGGCTGCCGACGAAAACACGCTGGATAACCCCAAACCCTTGGCCGACGATGTGGTGCTGCCGTTGCCGTGCGATGGCGAGATGGTATTCCGCTACGTCTATGTGTTGGCTCAAGGTACGCTGGACGATCGCGAAGTCAGCCTCGGCTACCCGTTCAGCGAGGGCGAGGCGGGGTACAAGCAGTCGTTCATCTCCGGTTACCGGCGTGACTTCATCAACGGCCAGTTCACCCTCAACGACCTGCCCGGCGACTGGCGCAAGACCATCAGCCCGCAGTTGCCGAAGACCGACGCTGCCACGCCGCTTAAGCCGATGCTGTATTTCATCGGTAAGTACGAAGTCACGGCTCGGCAATATGCCCAGGTAATGTCACAGGCTCAGTCTTTGGCCAGTGGCGAGCCGGCCCCCGCCTGCGAGGCGCCGGAAGGCATTGCGGGCCGCTTGCCCAAGGTCAAGCTGTCGCGCTTCGAAGCCGAACGCTTTTCGGCGGTTTACAGCGCCTGGCTGATGAAACATCACCGCGATCTGCTGCCCGTCAGCGGACGGGGAAAAACCGAAGACGACGGCGGCGTAGGTTTCGTGCGCCTGCCGACGGAGGTCGAGTGGGAATACGCCGCCCGTGGCGGTCAGGCGGTCAGCCGTCAGGAGCTTGAAGGTCGGTTATTTCCGCGCCGTGTCGAAGGCAGCGAAACGGACGGCCCGCTGGGCGACTGGGCAGTCTTCAACCAGGTCGCGGGCGGCACCGGACAGGCCGCACGTCTGATGCCCATCGGGACCAAGTTGCCCAACCCCATTGGCTTGTTCGACGTGATCGGCAACGCCGCTGAAATGGTTCAAGAGTCATTCCAGCTCGTACACGCAGGACGGCGCCAAGGGGCGTACGGCGGCTTCGTGGCCAAGGGCGGCAATTACCTGGAAGGCGAGGGCACGCTGTTCACGGGCATGCGCCGCGAGTACCCGCTGTTCGCCGCCGACGGCACCGAGCAAAGCAACGAAACCACCGGGTTCCGAGTTGCCATCGGGGCGCTGTCTGCCCCGCGCTCCCGCTATAAAGAGCTGTTCGAGCAATGGCAGAAAGAAGGGCGACTGGCCTCGTTGACCGACGCCATCGACGACGCTCAAGACCCGACCAAGCGCCTCGACACCATCATCGCCGCCAGCACCGACCCTCGCCTGCAAGCCGAACTGGGGCTGGTCAACGAAGAGCTCAAGCGCAACGTCTCACTCATCGCCCAACAACGCGAAGAAGCAGCGGGCAACCTGATCCAGTCCTCGGCCCTCGTCGCTGAAACCATCAACAACTACAACATTCGCCTCACCAACCTGCGCAAGAGCCAAAAACAGGCCGCCGACGCCAAGGATGAAGCCAGCGCCAAGCTGTTCGCCGTGGCCATCGAAAACGGCAGCAGTGCGCTGGACGGGGCCGTCGCCATCTATATCGACAACCTTGCCACCGGCACGCGCTACACCGACGCGGTGATTCAGGCGCAGTTCCAGCGGGTCAAGGAAGAACTCAATCGCAAACCGGTGCTGGGCAAGAGCCTGGTCGCCCGCGCCACGTTATTCGTTCGCCATGTGAGCAACTACCGCCAGCAAAATCGCGCGGACCCACAGGCGATTCTGAAGGAATTGCTCGCTTCGACCGCTCAACCATGA
- the tagQ gene encoding type VI secretion system-associated lipoprotein TagQ, translated as MQLSRNPAVNTVVSNSKCRGLLLVAAGFGFVLMAGCANSPVSKVGASTKVEYYPTCYEPVQHLRQTDSDVSKSVIGGAAVGALGGALAGALVGNSQDRARNVAIGVAGGALVGGAAGYYTEKQKQITDDNQRIGSYATDIDKSAADIDRSVGYAKASQSCYQGEFTKLLSARKAKTMNDTEGRKRLAEIVAGLKESNDLITAVNGRTGENLDNYTQAYEKDLQTVGVQRADVATVAAADITPVTPTTSKKKAPAKKKLPTVPQEAVATEKTIQDAKTKQAAGQQVAATGQSQVNAMCKNPDLGDWAPVPCPNV; from the coding sequence ATGCAGTTATCCCGTAACCCTGCTGTTAACACTGTGGTTTCGAACTCCAAATGCCGTGGGCTGTTGTTGGTCGCCGCAGGATTTGGCTTCGTACTGATGGCGGGATGCGCCAACTCGCCTGTGTCCAAGGTCGGCGCCAGCACCAAGGTCGAGTACTACCCGACGTGCTACGAGCCGGTGCAGCACTTGCGTCAGACTGACTCTGATGTGAGCAAATCCGTGATCGGCGGGGCTGCTGTGGGGGCGCTGGGCGGCGCATTGGCCGGGGCCTTGGTCGGCAACTCCCAAGACCGCGCGCGCAACGTCGCCATTGGCGTCGCCGGTGGTGCTTTGGTAGGTGGCGCGGCAGGCTATTACACCGAGAAACAAAAACAGATCACCGACGACAACCAGCGCATCGGCTCCTACGCCACCGATATCGACAAGAGCGCCGCCGACATCGACCGCAGCGTCGGTTACGCCAAAGCGTCGCAGTCGTGCTATCAGGGTGAGTTCACCAAACTCCTCTCCGCGCGCAAAGCCAAGACCATGAACGACACCGAAGGCCGTAAGCGTCTGGCTGAAATCGTTGCAGGCCTCAAAGAATCCAACGACCTGATCACCGCCGTAAACGGCCGCACTGGTGAAAACCTCGACAACTACACCCAAGCGTACGAAAAAGACCTGCAAACCGTAGGCGTTCAACGCGCCGACGTGGCCACCGTCGCGGCTGCAGACATCACTCCTGTCACCCCTACAACCAGCAAAAAGAAAGCACCGGCGAAGAAAAAACTGCCAACCGTACCTCAAGAAGCAGTCGCCACCGAGAAGACCATCCAGGACGCGAAAACCAAACAGGCCGCAGGCCAGCAGGTCGCCGCGACCGGCCAGTCTCAAGTCAACGCCATGTGCAAAAACCCGGACCTCGGCGACTGGGCACCGGTGCCTTGCCCGAATGTTTGA
- a CDS encoding DUF6543 domain-containing protein, whose product MAIDLEHFERSLHSMADARAVMAKARGYLEAWPDIYQLARKTAGEYLLKHTGKPLDPDRVWWNVFDGAASAPTFTGWRHSGPPKQSMTFTQLLIHRFNDGFQVAPDVLPVYGGFYNRSSGAREYGQHNEVQLEPGKVMGDLWAMDFASLLAQRTERFWREHGDDFALLAKVRLLASLDEAVNQGALMPSDRQRLRAWLGLAQDRVTLTTLQAATTGNAFHIRHYVVTGGGHLITLRADDGRTVLYCPGTEWLPRAFANHGDLVHWLSRQLRSREAFDALFRVHQQSGAEAHQQAMSNLMKRFGPAEAPAWPFGVGRRVTGDLFAEMRDWAKTDLAVSHTMAVSNADLRKSLWRGYLGAFLGVFGGFPVLAWPLGLVVLGAGVARLSLDIDAAVRARSVVERTQAVISAVADTVAAVFSIIDVGLGVKALHFKAPPHERLIATRVLEPTDRLNDELESLDGNRIVPEPMTTPGMLDGVSVDDDGSTWIEMNDLTLRVRHSPEAEGWLAVDDDDPYAFLPNTRMQVVTDFMWTPLEVAQPELAVSGQLETVASGFWDTYMQANYESHWEMSQALLERQRETLSTIALPSPSMSNPLLENPRQFRYLLKDGKPFYTWVDEEYFNNDLVAAYTDELTQANGVFRHGVEIDSEMVAYLNDLFDSLEQLPRSEAVRLWRGGSGARATGGGQFRNGELNVGDVLVTTDITSFTENPYALRDFVAPKQVKGLKRVNVFDDTSVVYELIGKGMNSGVPIGPMSLSTAEAEVVFTPGRYLRIESVREVRGEHYHFVRVRLREVDKPDVGSVYDLRTGEPFDRVAYVNRVRHASLVERFFPAAQWP is encoded by the coding sequence ATGGCGATCGACCTCGAACACTTTGAGCGCAGTCTGCATTCGATGGCGGATGCGCGGGCGGTGATGGCGAAGGCACGTGGCTATTTAGAGGCGTGGCCTGATATTTATCAGCTGGCGCGCAAGACGGCGGGTGAGTACCTGCTCAAGCACACCGGCAAGCCGCTGGATCCGGATCGCGTGTGGTGGAACGTGTTCGACGGTGCGGCCAGCGCGCCGACGTTTACCGGTTGGCGTCACAGCGGGCCGCCTAAACAGTCGATGACGTTCACGCAGTTGCTTATTCACCGTTTCAACGACGGTTTTCAGGTCGCGCCCGATGTGTTGCCGGTTTATGGCGGTTTCTATAACCGAAGCAGCGGGGCCCGTGAATACGGTCAGCACAACGAGGTGCAGCTCGAACCGGGCAAGGTGATGGGCGATTTGTGGGCGATGGATTTTGCGTCGCTTCTGGCGCAGCGCACTGAACGCTTCTGGCGTGAACATGGCGATGATTTTGCGCTGCTGGCGAAAGTGCGGCTCCTCGCGAGTCTTGATGAGGCGGTAAATCAAGGCGCGCTCATGCCTTCTGATCGTCAGCGCCTGCGCGCGTGGCTGGGGCTGGCGCAAGACAGGGTCACGCTGACCACGCTGCAAGCCGCGACGACGGGCAACGCCTTTCATATCCGGCATTACGTCGTGACGGGCGGGGGCCATCTGATCACATTGCGCGCTGACGATGGCCGCACCGTGTTGTATTGCCCTGGTACCGAGTGGCTGCCGCGCGCGTTTGCCAACCACGGCGATCTGGTGCATTGGCTGAGTCGTCAGCTTCGCTCGCGTGAAGCCTTTGATGCGCTGTTTCGCGTACATCAGCAGTCAGGCGCTGAGGCGCATCAGCAGGCGATGAGCAACCTGATGAAGCGGTTTGGGCCCGCGGAAGCGCCGGCCTGGCCATTCGGGGTAGGTCGGCGGGTGACGGGCGATCTGTTTGCCGAAATGCGGGATTGGGCCAAGACGGATCTTGCCGTCAGCCACACGATGGCCGTCAGTAACGCCGATTTGCGCAAGTCGCTCTGGCGTGGGTATCTCGGAGCATTTCTTGGGGTGTTCGGAGGTTTTCCCGTATTGGCGTGGCCGCTGGGACTGGTGGTGCTGGGGGCGGGCGTGGCGCGCCTGTCGCTGGACATTGACGCAGCGGTGCGCGCTCGGTCTGTGGTCGAGCGCACGCAGGCGGTCATCTCGGCGGTGGCGGACACGGTCGCTGCGGTGTTCTCGATCATTGATGTCGGGCTGGGCGTCAAGGCGCTGCATTTCAAGGCCCCGCCCCATGAGCGGCTAATCGCCACTCGGGTGTTAGAGCCAACTGACCGGTTGAATGACGAGCTGGAGAGCCTGGACGGCAATCGCATCGTGCCTGAGCCGATGACCACGCCGGGAATGCTTGATGGCGTGAGCGTCGATGATGACGGTTCGACCTGGATCGAGATGAATGACCTGACCCTTAGGGTTCGGCACAGCCCAGAGGCCGAGGGATGGTTGGCGGTGGATGATGACGATCCGTACGCCTTCCTGCCGAACACCCGGATGCAAGTGGTGACCGATTTCATGTGGACGCCGCTCGAAGTCGCCCAGCCCGAACTGGCAGTGTCCGGCCAATTGGAAACGGTTGCTTCGGGATTCTGGGACACCTACATGCAGGCTAACTACGAGTCGCACTGGGAGATGTCGCAGGCGTTGCTCGAACGCCAGCGCGAAACGTTATCCACAATCGCGCTGCCCAGCCCTTCGATGAGCAATCCGTTGTTGGAGAACCCACGGCAGTTTCGTTATCTGCTCAAGGACGGAAAGCCGTTTTACACCTGGGTCGACGAGGAATACTTCAACAATGATCTGGTCGCTGCGTACACCGATGAGTTGACGCAGGCCAACGGCGTGTTCCGCCATGGCGTGGAGATCGACAGTGAGATGGTCGCTTACCTGAATGACCTGTTCGATTCGCTGGAGCAGTTGCCCCGCAGCGAAGCCGTGCGTTTATGGCGCGGGGGCAGTGGTGCGCGAGCGACCGGCGGCGGGCAGTTCCGTAATGGAGAGCTAAACGTGGGCGACGTGTTGGTCACCACGGACATTACGTCGTTTACGGAAAACCCCTACGCGTTACGCGATTTTGTAGCACCGAAGCAGGTAAAAGGGTTGAAGCGGGTCAACGTCTTCGACGACACCTCGGTGGTCTATGAACTGATTGGCAAGGGCATGAACAGTGGCGTTCCCATCGGGCCAATGTCGCTGAGCACCGCAGAGGCGGAGGTCGTGTTCACCCCCGGTCGCTATCTGCGCATCGAATCTGTGCGAGAAGTGCGAGGTGAGCACTATCACTTCGTCAGGGTAAGGCTGCGTGAAGTGGACAAACCGGATGTAGGCAGTGTCTATGACTTGCGTACGGGGGAACCCTTCGACCGTGTGGCGTATGTCAACCGCGTGCGGCATGCATCGTTGGTCGAGCGGTTCTTTCCCGCTGCCCAGTGGCCTTGA